One window of Gemmatimonas aurantiaca genomic DNA carries:
- the uppS gene encoding polyprenyl diphosphate synthase: protein MTVEPMGPPGTPPKAVPSHVALIMDGNGRWATARRRPRWMGHVRGAHTVREVVAHCARRGVRQLTLYAFSSDNWKRPREEVGFLFTLFASHLDRHLASLVNNGIQLSIIGRRDRLPSTLVEAIEAAEARTAGGRRMHLRVAVDYSSRASLQKALAVTAMTTSCPAATLTGETILPPVDLLIRTGGERRLSDFLLWECAYAELAFLDVPFPDLSAADLDAVFADFARRERRYGAVPAAPVEVPLSMGASDE, encoded by the coding sequence ATGACAGTTGAACCGATGGGTCCGCCGGGTACCCCGCCGAAGGCCGTGCCGTCGCACGTGGCCCTGATCATGGATGGCAATGGCCGGTGGGCGACGGCCCGGAGGCGCCCGCGATGGATGGGGCATGTGCGGGGGGCGCATACGGTGCGCGAGGTGGTGGCCCATTGTGCCCGTCGCGGCGTCAGGCAGCTCACGCTGTACGCATTCTCGAGCGACAACTGGAAGCGCCCACGTGAAGAGGTCGGGTTCCTGTTCACACTGTTTGCGTCGCACCTCGATCGACATCTCGCGTCGCTGGTGAACAATGGCATCCAGCTGTCGATCATCGGCCGCCGCGACCGTCTCCCGTCCACACTCGTGGAGGCCATCGAGGCTGCTGAAGCGCGAACGGCCGGAGGACGACGCATGCATTTGCGGGTGGCCGTGGACTATTCCAGCCGCGCGTCGCTGCAGAAGGCGCTCGCGGTGACGGCGATGACGACATCATGCCCGGCCGCGACCCTGACCGGCGAGACCATTCTGCCCCCGGTCGATCTGCTCATCCGCACCGGTGGCGAGCGGCGCCTGTCGGACTTTCTGCTGTGGGAGTGCGCCTACGCCGAACTGGCGTTTCTGGACGTGCCCTTCCCCGATCTCTCGGCGGCAGATCTCGATGCGGTGTTCGCCGATTTCGCGCGACGCGAGCGGCGGTATGGGGCGGTGCCGGCCGCGCCGGTCGAGGTACCGCTCTCGATGGGGGCGTCGGACGAGTAG
- a CDS encoding phytase, with protein MNHIARLQLTTAAFGCILGAACSSSSRTASDSAATSVATDTAHGVTAGDTALPLIADTLQPVVITDTIPGDSDDPAIWVDPRNAAASLVLGTDKSDSTGAVFVFGLDGHIDHARSVRPLKRMNNVDIEYGLERNGARIDIAVATERNRQRLRVFALPGMRPIDDGGIEVFDGDVNRAPMGIALYRRPHDGAIFAFVGGKSGPTDGSYIWQYRLTANAAGVVTGTKVRAFGAYSGRKEIEAIAVDDSLGFVYYSDEGVGVRQYFADPDSSNRELALFATTGVAEDHEGLAIYATGTGTGYILLSDQGANRLQVFSREGTAANPFEHRRLAVIPVRARQTDGLDVTERALGARFPRGMLVMMSDRGAFHYYDWRDVEAAIGRARK; from the coding sequence ATGAACCACATCGCACGTCTTCAGCTCACGACGGCCGCGTTCGGCTGTATTCTCGGCGCCGCCTGTTCGTCGTCGTCACGCACCGCGAGCGACTCGGCGGCCACCTCGGTGGCCACCGATACCGCGCATGGTGTGACCGCGGGCGACACGGCATTGCCGCTGATCGCCGACACGCTGCAACCCGTGGTGATCACCGATACCATACCCGGCGACAGCGACGATCCGGCCATCTGGGTCGATCCCCGCAACGCCGCCGCTTCGCTGGTCCTCGGCACGGACAAGAGCGACAGCACGGGCGCCGTGTTCGTGTTCGGCCTCGACGGACACATCGATCATGCGCGCTCCGTGCGTCCGCTCAAGCGCATGAACAACGTCGACATCGAGTACGGACTCGAACGCAACGGTGCGCGGATCGACATCGCCGTGGCCACGGAGCGCAACCGGCAGCGGTTGCGCGTCTTCGCACTGCCCGGCATGCGCCCCATCGACGATGGTGGCATCGAGGTGTTCGATGGCGATGTCAACCGGGCGCCCATGGGCATCGCGCTGTACCGTCGGCCGCATGATGGCGCCATCTTCGCATTCGTCGGCGGCAAGAGTGGACCGACCGATGGGTCCTACATCTGGCAGTATCGTCTCACGGCCAATGCCGCCGGTGTCGTGACCGGTACGAAAGTGCGCGCGTTCGGCGCCTACAGTGGCCGCAAGGAGATCGAGGCCATCGCGGTGGACGACTCGCTGGGATTCGTCTACTACTCCGATGAAGGTGTTGGCGTGCGTCAGTATTTTGCCGACCCCGATTCTTCCAACCGGGAGTTGGCGCTGTTTGCCACCACCGGTGTGGCCGAGGATCATGAAGGGCTCGCCATCTATGCGACCGGTACGGGCACGGGTTACATCCTGCTCTCGGATCAGGGCGCGAATCGTCTGCAGGTGTTCTCGCGCGAAGGCACTGCGGCAAATCCCTTCGAGCACCGTCGTCTGGCGGTCATTCCCGTGCGCGCTCGTCAGACCGACGGACTGGACGTCACCGAACGCGCACTCGGGGCGCGGTTCCCACGCGGGATGCTGGTGATGATGTCCGACCGGGGCGCGTTTCACTACTACGACTGGCGGGATGTCGAAGCCGCCATCGGACGCGCCCGAAAGTAG
- a CDS encoding TonB-dependent receptor yields the protein MSFLSVHSTLAGVWRRDLSLIIAALHLSAAALHAQSTTGSVTGTVTDETLRPLAGALIRTLDGSMEGVAGRDGRYLIVNARSGTQRLVIRYLGYQPETLLVAIEAGRTVRADVALKRPLQQLDAIRVESAVAGQAAALNQQRAADNISSVVDAELVGRLPDRNLAEALGRVPGIALVRDQGEGRFVQIRGTNSSLSTLSIDGMRMASPSPSSRQTPMDIIPSDMVAGIMVSKTLTPDMEGDAIGGNVNLITPAPRSGPAQLSVNLAGGQNLINKGLLGNASATIGGRFGRGDRFGLLVGGNFYQNDRGSQNYEMGWCVETTCKGVLADNALDVPASLALRDYSQILRRRHGANAAFDYQINDRHQLFAKYFYSTFSDDEQRYVTTANFSSGTYSAIQGNTGTVTSGRMDKELRLRPVAQEQQSIQIGGKHFFSTGTNLDYTWQTARAAEDRPNTLSMVFRQSGMNFTYDVADQNRPQYSALTGAPLDPSKFNYNTLRRQTRDVSEDENTGRLNVTHPFRIGSHNVTFKAGALFRDKDRSSVDSSTRFLGTFRTGQAAPTLPVTLAALAGPSRTHDFLDNRFVFGPQASARAVRDFYETYRTSLNVDTAASKYETNQGTFGIQEKVTAGYGMATVDIGPLTLIGGARLERTAQTTTGNTVRRAGQVVTITPVSTSRSYVNVLPSLTGKYAVDEQTLVRAAITRSLVRPDFNQMAPTVNIPDGTNVVATIGNPELNPIQATNIDVMVERYFRTVGFVSVGYFHKSLTDYIYQVQRGVTAGDNLGSTVQTVAQPQNSQKGTLDGFEIAWQQNFPWLPGPLSGLGLNANYTRTVSSTTLPARAGVKAPLPGQAGNSANAGLFYEKARVAVRLGYNFADRYLEVVGDDASNDIYVASRMQLDLSGSVQINARTKLFVETNNLTNQPLRRYIGKPERSWQPGNEYYKPWGMVGLRIQP from the coding sequence ATGTCATTCCTCTCCGTCCACTCGACGCTGGCAGGTGTCTGGCGCCGCGATCTGTCCCTGATCATCGCGGCGTTGCACCTGTCGGCCGCTGCGCTTCATGCGCAATCCACGACGGGCAGTGTCACCGGCACGGTCACCGATGAAACGCTGCGCCCACTGGCCGGCGCCCTCATTCGTACCCTCGATGGGAGCATGGAGGGAGTGGCAGGCCGCGATGGTCGCTATCTGATCGTGAATGCGCGCAGTGGGACGCAGCGGCTCGTGATCCGGTATCTCGGTTATCAGCCGGAGACGCTTTTGGTGGCCATCGAGGCCGGGCGCACGGTGCGGGCCGATGTGGCGCTCAAGCGTCCCTTGCAGCAACTCGACGCCATTCGCGTCGAGAGCGCCGTGGCGGGGCAGGCGGCGGCACTCAATCAACAACGCGCGGCCGACAACATCTCCTCGGTGGTGGACGCGGAACTCGTCGGGCGTCTGCCCGATCGGAATCTCGCCGAGGCGCTGGGCCGTGTACCCGGTATCGCGCTGGTCCGTGATCAGGGAGAGGGACGCTTCGTGCAGATCCGGGGCACCAATTCGTCGCTCAGTACGCTGTCGATCGATGGCATGCGTATGGCCAGTCCGTCACCATCGTCCCGCCAGACGCCGATGGACATCATTCCGTCGGACATGGTGGCCGGCATCATGGTGAGCAAGACGCTGACACCGGACATGGAAGGCGATGCGATCGGCGGGAACGTCAATCTCATCACTCCCGCGCCGCGCAGTGGGCCCGCGCAGTTGAGCGTGAATCTGGCCGGCGGACAGAACCTCATCAACAAAGGACTGCTGGGTAACGCCAGCGCCACCATCGGCGGCCGTTTTGGGCGGGGCGACAGGTTCGGTCTGCTCGTGGGCGGCAACTTCTACCAGAACGATCGTGGTTCGCAGAACTACGAGATGGGCTGGTGTGTCGAAACCACCTGCAAGGGCGTGCTGGCGGACAACGCGCTCGACGTGCCCGCCTCGCTCGCGTTGCGTGACTACTCGCAGATCCTGCGGCGCCGGCATGGGGCGAACGCGGCGTTCGACTATCAGATCAACGACCGGCATCAACTGTTCGCCAAGTACTTCTACTCCACGTTCTCCGACGACGAGCAGCGCTACGTCACCACGGCGAACTTCAGTTCGGGCACGTATTCGGCCATCCAGGGCAACACCGGTACCGTGACCAGCGGGCGCATGGACAAGGAACTCCGCCTCCGTCCAGTCGCGCAGGAGCAGCAGTCCATCCAGATCGGCGGCAAGCACTTCTTCTCGACCGGCACCAATCTCGACTACACCTGGCAGACGGCCAGGGCCGCCGAGGATCGTCCGAACACGCTTTCGATGGTGTTCCGTCAGAGCGGCATGAACTTCACGTATGATGTGGCGGATCAGAATCGCCCGCAGTATTCCGCGCTGACGGGTGCGCCGCTCGACCCGTCGAAGTTCAATTACAACACGCTGCGTCGGCAGACGCGTGATGTCAGCGAGGACGAGAACACCGGTCGCCTGAACGTCACGCACCCGTTCCGGATCGGCTCCCACAACGTGACGTTCAAAGCCGGCGCGTTGTTCCGCGACAAGGATCGCTCGTCGGTGGATTCGAGCACCCGCTTCCTCGGCACCTTCCGCACCGGGCAGGCCGCGCCGACGTTACCCGTGACGCTGGCGGCACTCGCCGGACCGTCGCGCACGCACGATTTCCTCGACAACCGTTTCGTGTTCGGGCCGCAAGCCAGCGCGCGTGCCGTCCGCGATTTTTACGAGACCTACAGGACCTCGCTGAACGTCGATACCGCGGCCTCGAAGTATGAAACCAACCAGGGCACCTTCGGCATCCAGGAAAAGGTGACGGCCGGTTATGGCATGGCCACGGTGGACATCGGACCCCTGACGCTCATTGGCGGTGCGCGTCTGGAGCGCACGGCACAGACCACCACCGGCAACACCGTTCGGCGCGCTGGGCAGGTGGTGACCATCACACCGGTCAGCACCTCCCGATCGTACGTCAACGTCTTGCCGTCACTGACCGGCAAGTATGCGGTGGACGAACAGACACTGGTGCGCGCGGCCATCACGCGGTCGCTGGTACGCCCCGACTTCAATCAGATGGCGCCCACCGTCAACATCCCCGACGGCACCAATGTGGTGGCCACGATCGGCAACCCGGAACTCAATCCCATCCAGGCGACCAACATCGACGTCATGGTGGAGCGCTATTTCCGCACCGTGGGATTCGTGTCGGTGGGGTATTTCCACAAAAGCCTGACCGACTACATCTACCAGGTGCAACGCGGCGTGACGGCCGGCGACAATCTGGGTAGCACCGTGCAGACGGTGGCGCAGCCGCAGAATAGCCAGAAGGGCACGCTCGACGGGTTCGAGATCGCCTGGCAGCAGAATTTCCCGTGGTTGCCCGGGCCGCTGAGTGGTCTGGGGCTCAATGCGAACTACACGAGGACGGTGTCCTCCACGACACTGCCCGCGCGCGCAGGTGTCAAAGCGCCGCTCCCGGGGCAGGCCGGCAACTCGGCCAACGCCGGGCTCTTCTACGAAAAGGCGCGGGTGGCGGTCCGACTGGGATACAACTTCGCCGATCGGTATCTCGAGGTCGTGGGTGACGATGCGTCCAACGACATCTACGTCGCATCACGGATGCAGCTCGATCTGAGCGGCTCGGTGCAGATCAACGCGCGGACCAAACTGTTCGTCGAGACCAACAATCTCACGAACCAGCCCCTGCGTCGCTACATCGGCAAGCCCGAACGTAGTTGGCAGCCGGGCAACGAATACTACAAGCCGTGGGGCATGGTCGGCCTCCGTATTCAGCCGTAG
- a CDS encoding MFS transporter — protein sequence MTSDTGILARVRASVGARPGEGAVLVWATAYYFLVLCAYYVIRPIRDDMGAASGAENLAWLFTGTMIGMLLVHPLYTSLVSKLKRRQFIGWTYRFFILNLVVFYLIFRAVDASQAIWVGRVFFIWTSIFNLFVVSVFWSLLTDVFRPGQGKRLFGVVAVGGTVGAMLGASITTGLVGVMGPLNLMLVSALILELAVRASHVLDRKETEMAAAEPEVATEAVVAPKPSASEEVIGGGVLDGIRHILSSPYLLGVASLILFYTISSTFLYFQQVDVVARTFGDDRAARTQVFGAMDIAVNALTLLAQLFVTGRFIKWLGVGAALAFLPAVTLIGFGIMGFAPTLAVLVVFQVARRAGNFAIQRPGREALFTVLPRTDKYKAKNFSDTFVYRLGDQVGAWSYTWMAVFGLGLSGLAFTMVPLSAAWLALAVWLGKQYASREGQAARE from the coding sequence ATGACGAGTGACACGGGAATTCTGGCGCGTGTGCGCGCCAGCGTTGGCGCACGCCCCGGCGAAGGGGCCGTGCTCGTATGGGCCACGGCGTACTACTTCCTGGTGCTCTGCGCGTACTACGTCATCCGCCCCATTCGTGACGACATGGGTGCGGCCAGCGGCGCCGAGAACCTCGCCTGGCTCTTCACGGGCACCATGATCGGGATGCTGCTCGTGCATCCGCTGTACACCTCACTCGTCTCGAAACTCAAACGCCGCCAGTTCATCGGCTGGACGTACCGGTTCTTCATTCTGAATCTGGTGGTGTTCTACCTGATCTTCCGCGCCGTCGATGCGTCGCAGGCGATCTGGGTGGGCCGGGTGTTCTTCATCTGGACGAGCATCTTCAACCTGTTCGTCGTCTCGGTGTTCTGGTCGTTGCTCACCGACGTGTTCCGTCCGGGGCAGGGCAAGCGGCTGTTCGGCGTGGTGGCCGTGGGAGGCACCGTCGGAGCCATGCTGGGGGCTTCCATCACCACAGGACTGGTCGGTGTGATGGGACCGCTCAATCTCATGCTGGTGTCCGCACTCATCCTCGAACTGGCCGTGCGCGCGTCGCATGTGCTCGATCGCAAGGAAACGGAGATGGCTGCCGCGGAACCGGAGGTGGCAACCGAGGCGGTGGTGGCTCCGAAGCCGAGTGCGTCGGAAGAAGTGATCGGCGGTGGTGTGCTCGATGGAATCAGGCACATCCTCTCCTCGCCCTATCTGTTGGGCGTCGCCTCACTCATTCTCTTCTACACCATCTCCAGCACGTTCCTGTACTTCCAGCAGGTGGACGTGGTGGCCCGCACCTTCGGTGACGATCGGGCGGCGCGGACGCAGGTGTTCGGCGCGATGGATATCGCCGTGAATGCCCTCACCCTGCTGGCGCAGCTCTTTGTCACCGGCCGTTTCATCAAGTGGCTCGGCGTGGGCGCCGCGCTGGCGTTCCTGCCTGCGGTCACGCTCATCGGCTTCGGCATCATGGGCTTCGCGCCTACGCTGGCGGTGCTGGTGGTGTTCCAGGTCGCGCGTCGCGCCGGCAATTTTGCGATTCAGCGCCCCGGTCGCGAGGCGTTGTTCACCGTGTTGCCACGCACCGACAAGTACAAGGCCAAGAACTTCAGCGACACGTTCGTCTATCGCCTGGGCGACCAGGTGGGCGCGTGGTCGTACACGTGGATGGCGGTGTTTGGCCTGGGCTTGTCCGGGTTGGCGTTCACCATGGTCCCGCTGTCGGCCGCGTGGCTGGCGTTGGCGGTGTGGCTGGGCAAGCAGTACGCCAGCAGGGAAGGACAGGCGGCCAGGGAGTGA
- a CDS encoding aldo/keto reductase translates to MINRRDFLVTAAGAGATLSLTPRLLEALAQGQLIQRAIPSTGEKLPVIGLGSSATFSSVARTEDVTALREVFKAMTDRGARVFDTAPSYGASEEVAGKLVNEMGIANKMFWATKVNVAGRGATAADPAAARAQIETSLARFKQPKIDLMQVHNMGDPPTQLKIAREFKQAGKVRYVGITTTFDNQYGLLEEVMRNEPLDFIGIDYAADNRGVEEKILPLALEKKIAVLVYAPFGRTSLFRRAGTTPLPEFAKEFDATTYAQFFLKFILAHPAVTAITPATSQAKNMIDNIGGGIGRIPTAAQREQIIKFVDALPPAPGR, encoded by the coding sequence ATGATCAACCGTCGTGATTTCCTTGTCACCGCCGCAGGGGCCGGTGCGACGCTCAGTCTGACCCCCCGCCTGCTCGAAGCACTGGCCCAGGGGCAACTCATCCAGCGTGCCATTCCGTCCACCGGCGAGAAGCTTCCCGTCATCGGGCTCGGAAGCTCCGCCACATTCTCCTCGGTGGCGCGCACCGAAGACGTCACTGCCCTGCGCGAAGTCTTCAAGGCGATGACGGACCGCGGTGCGAGGGTGTTCGATACCGCGCCCTCCTATGGCGCCTCCGAAGAAGTGGCGGGCAAGCTCGTGAACGAGATGGGCATCGCCAACAAGATGTTCTGGGCCACCAAGGTGAACGTGGCGGGCCGTGGTGCCACCGCGGCCGATCCGGCCGCCGCCCGCGCGCAGATCGAAACTTCGCTGGCGCGGTTCAAGCAGCCGAAGATCGATCTCATGCAGGTGCACAACATGGGCGATCCGCCAACCCAATTGAAAATCGCCCGCGAATTCAAGCAGGCCGGCAAGGTGCGGTATGTGGGCATCACCACCACGTTCGACAATCAGTACGGATTGCTCGAGGAGGTGATGCGCAATGAACCGCTCGATTTCATCGGCATCGACTACGCCGCCGACAATCGTGGCGTCGAAGAGAAGATCCTTCCGCTCGCACTCGAAAAGAAGATCGCCGTGCTGGTGTATGCGCCGTTCGGACGCACGAGCCTCTTCCGTCGTGCGGGCACCACGCCGCTTCCCGAGTTCGCGAAGGAGTTCGACGCGACCACCTACGCGCAGTTCTTCCTCAAGTTCATTCTCGCGCATCCCGCCGTCACCGCGATCACGCCGGCCACCAGCCAGGCGAAGAACATGATCGACAACATCGGTGGCGGTATCGGCCGCATTCCCACGGCCGCGCAGCGTGAACAGATCATCAAGTTCGTCGACGCGCTCCCTCCCGCGCCCGGTCGCTGA
- a CDS encoding ECF-type sigma factor, with protein sequence MTSTGVPDDLLAILQSGRRDALDALVPLVYDELRLIAHRHLAARGGGGTLATTALVNEAYLKLVDQSRAGWRDRAHFLALAAVAMRHVLTDRARARVAIKRGGIRRQVSLEEQAVADDAQPEQLLEIDDALHHLAALDPRLARVVELRFFGGLTEEETGEALGVTVRTVRRDWVKARLLLRQALGTPDGT encoded by the coding sequence ATGACCAGCACGGGCGTGCCTGACGACCTCCTCGCCATTCTGCAGAGCGGTCGCCGCGATGCACTCGACGCACTCGTGCCTCTCGTGTACGACGAATTGCGTCTCATCGCCCATCGTCATCTCGCGGCGCGGGGTGGAGGCGGCACCCTGGCCACCACGGCTCTGGTGAACGAGGCCTATCTCAAACTGGTCGACCAGTCCCGTGCCGGCTGGCGGGATCGCGCGCATTTTCTTGCCCTCGCGGCCGTGGCCATGCGGCATGTTCTCACGGATCGGGCGCGGGCCCGCGTGGCCATCAAACGTGGTGGTATTCGCCGTCAGGTTTCTCTGGAAGAACAGGCGGTGGCCGACGACGCGCAGCCCGAACAGCTCCTCGAGATCGACGATGCGCTGCATCATCTGGCCGCGCTCGATCCGCGTCTCGCCCGCGTGGTCGAACTGCGCTTCTTCGGGGGGCTGACTGAAGAGGAAACGGGTGAAGCCCTCGGCGTCACCGTCAGAACCGTTCGACGCGATTGGGTGAAAGCGCGCCTGTTGCTGCGTCAGGCCCTGGGCACTCCCGACGGGACATGA